One window of Rhodothermus sp. genomic DNA carries:
- a CDS encoding class I SAM-dependent methyltransferase: protein MARIAAFEQFVERYEAWFDRHPAAYASELAAVRALWPSVREALEVGVGTGRFAAPLGIRYGVDPSPAMRRRAAARGIQVVEGVAEALPFPDQRFEAVLMVTTLCFVEEPLQALREVRRVLQAGGFLVIGLIDRDSPLGRRYEEHQHESPFYREARFLSASEVAVLMREAGFVELVWRQTLFSEPEKMCRPDPVRVGYGAGGFVVVRGRRAVDPEFLPGVSVDASPEGWQSG, encoded by the coding sequence TGGTTTGATCGGCATCCGGCCGCTTATGCTTCCGAGTTAGCCGCCGTTCGCGCGTTGTGGCCGTCGGTTCGTGAAGCGCTGGAGGTAGGCGTGGGTACCGGGCGTTTTGCGGCGCCGCTGGGGATTCGCTACGGAGTGGATCCGTCACCGGCTATGCGGCGGCGGGCAGCAGCGCGTGGCATTCAGGTGGTCGAAGGCGTGGCCGAGGCCCTGCCGTTTCCGGATCAGCGTTTTGAAGCGGTATTGATGGTTACAACGTTGTGCTTTGTGGAGGAGCCGCTCCAGGCGCTTCGCGAGGTACGTCGGGTGCTTCAAGCCGGAGGCTTTCTGGTAATTGGTTTGATTGATCGAGATAGTCCGCTTGGCCGCCGCTATGAAGAACACCAGCACGAGAGTCCTTTCTACCGGGAGGCCCGGTTTCTTTCGGCTTCGGAGGTGGCTGTGCTCATGCGGGAGGCAGGCTTTGTGGAACTGGTCTGGCGACAGACGCTTTTTTCTGAGCCCGAGAAGATGTGCCGGCCAGATCCGGTCCGGGTAGGCTATGGGGCTGGTGGGTTTGTGGTGGTGCGGGGACGTCGTGCGGTGGATCCCGAATTTTTGCCAGGCGTTAGTGTTGACGCTTCACCGGAGGGGTGGCAGAGTGGTTGA
- a CDS encoding TolC family protein, whose product MYRYRALWGILILVSGLPACGQAQQVQRITFDEALRLALRRNPAIQQAANERERSEVGLASARSNFLPDINLSVGANRDYGRNFVLEEGRLVNQITHYFSSSISANLNLFNGFRDLNAVAQARLQVAASELNYARQRETVLFNVLSTFLSLIEAREQVHIQEENLAAQRALLEQIEAFVQVGSRPMADLYQQQAQVAAAELELINARRNQQLQEANLIQLLQLDPFGAYEFVIPEVDTQALGTQEYDVQALLQAALARRSDLRALEERIQAAEYGVRVARSTYWPTISLRASYGSSYTDLAPVGFQDQFFDRNRRGSIGLSLTFPVFDRFTTRHNVQRAQIELENTRLQLQQLRQEIATQVRQAYLDYETARQQYRTAQVQLQAARQALQAAQERYNVGAATLVELTQARATYVRAEADMVRARYTLVFRQKLIDYYVGTLVPELDVLP is encoded by the coding sequence ATGTATCGTTACAGAGCGCTCTGGGGAATCCTCATTCTGGTGAGTGGGCTACCTGCTTGCGGACAGGCGCAGCAGGTGCAGCGTATCACCTTTGACGAGGCACTTCGGCTGGCGTTGCGGCGTAATCCCGCCATTCAGCAGGCTGCTAACGAGCGGGAACGTAGCGAAGTTGGGCTGGCCAGTGCCCGCAGCAATTTTCTGCCTGATATAAACCTTTCCGTCGGAGCCAATCGGGATTATGGCCGAAATTTCGTGCTGGAAGAAGGACGTCTGGTGAACCAGATCACCCACTATTTTAGCTCCAGCATTTCGGCCAATCTAAACCTGTTTAATGGCTTTCGAGACCTGAATGCAGTTGCGCAGGCGCGTCTTCAGGTCGCCGCCAGCGAACTGAACTATGCCCGTCAGCGCGAGACGGTGCTGTTCAATGTGCTCTCCACGTTTCTGTCGTTGATCGAAGCCCGGGAACAGGTACACATTCAGGAGGAGAATCTGGCAGCCCAGCGGGCTCTGCTTGAGCAGATTGAGGCTTTTGTGCAGGTGGGTAGCCGTCCGATGGCGGACCTCTACCAGCAACAGGCGCAGGTGGCGGCGGCCGAGCTGGAATTGATCAACGCCCGGCGCAACCAGCAATTGCAGGAGGCCAATCTCATTCAGCTCCTGCAGCTCGATCCGTTTGGGGCCTACGAGTTTGTGATCCCCGAGGTGGATACACAGGCCCTGGGCACTCAGGAATATGATGTGCAGGCGTTGTTGCAGGCGGCCCTGGCGCGGCGTTCAGATCTGCGGGCACTGGAAGAGCGGATTCAGGCTGCAGAATACGGTGTCCGCGTTGCGCGTTCCACCTATTGGCCGACCATCTCGTTGCGGGCCAGCTATGGGTCCAGCTACACGGATCTGGCACCCGTGGGCTTTCAGGATCAGTTTTTTGACCGGAACCGGCGCGGCTCGATCGGTCTGAGTCTGACGTTTCCTGTTTTTGACCGCTTTACGACCCGGCATAACGTGCAGCGGGCGCAGATTGAGCTGGAGAACACGCGGTTGCAGCTTCAGCAGCTTCGCCAGGAAATCGCCACGCAGGTGCGTCAGGCCTACCTGGATTATGAGACGGCTCGGCAGCAGTACAGGACGGCCCAGGTCCAGCTACAGGCGGCGCGTCAGGCGCTCCAGGCCGCTCAGGAGCGGTATAACGTCGGTGCGGCTACGCTGGTCGAGCTGACGCAGGCACGGGCCACGTACGTGCGGGCTGAGGCGGACATGGTGCGGGCCCGCTATACGCTGGTGTTTCGACAAAAACTCATTGATTACTACGTGGGCACGTTGGTGCCCGAACTGGACGTTTTACCGTAA